In Thamnophis elegans isolate rThaEle1 chromosome 4, rThaEle1.pri, whole genome shotgun sequence, the following proteins share a genomic window:
- the LOC116507102 gene encoding 1-acyl-sn-glycerol-3-phosphate acyltransferase epsilon-like, giving the protein MLLSALLHVYSLRYVLPAAVMLGTAPTYILAWGAWRLLSALLPARFYPRVDDRLYTLYQSMVLFFFENYTGVQVILYGDLPKSKENVVYISNHQVKLQRNLMVCNVPVVRP; this is encoded by the exons atgctGCTGTCGGCGCTGCTCCACGTTTACTCGCTGCGCTACGTGCTGCCCGCCGCCGTCATGCTGGGCACCGCGCCCACCTACATCCTGGCCTGGGGGGCCTGGCGGCTGCTCTCGGCCCTGCTGCCCGCCCGCTTCTACCCCCGGGTGGACGACCGGCTCTACACCCTCTACCAGAGCATGGTGCTCTTCTTCTTCGAGAACTACACCGGCGTGCAG gTAATTCTGTATGGTGATTTGCCTAAAAGTAAGGAGAATGTGGTATATATATCAAATCATCAAGTAAAG CTACAAAGGAATTTGATGgtgtgtaacgttcccgtggttcgcccatga